A genomic segment from Oncorhynchus keta strain PuntledgeMale-10-30-2019 chromosome 9, Oket_V2, whole genome shotgun sequence encodes:
- the LOC118387780 gene encoding torsin-4A-like, whose amino-acid sequence MGDQDVSDRLSGSQTDGEMGEEKGESEGESERRGSWTGAESLYQFSSSLRAVVRIRQKYLTMKKRRLELAGLGVVGPVVGAGLFTGAPVRTSPKIFTFEGLTPSSTTTTFSSLLQKRKKKKRSRRVMFPSGGGCRNPVIKEHSRAKNCLFLLCTILFLQVYNAIENLDDHVLRYDLEGLEKTLCREVFGQQGAMEALLAQLRDYLSTYVHNKPLVLSLHGTSGVGKSHVGRLLAGHFRSVVGEPLVLQYFVLHHCPLEDDAWRCARALTILVSETVLRAEEEEKIPVFIFDEAEHLHPELLDALRDLVQSKLSNEYLNAVYLFLSNQGHNHITKHLLHNSSSDSMMTVSEYHGNFVKELTPLLRNTLEMLHPLWADAELIPLTLLEKGHVTECFLDEMMREGFYPDRTNIERLAGEIEYYPVVWGRVYARTGCKQVVAKVNLL is encoded by the exons atgggCGACCAAGATGTTTCTGACAGACTGTCTGGGTCCCAGACAGACGGAGAGATGGGCGAAGAGAAAGGAGAAAGCgaaggagagagtgaaaggaggGGGTCGTGGACAGGCGCTGAGAGTTTGTACCAGTTCTCATCCTCTCTACGTGCTGTGGTTCGCATTAGACAGAAATACCTGACCATGAAAAAACGACGGCTGGAGTTAGCCGGGCTGGGTGTAGTAGGGCCAGTGGTAGGGGCTGGTCTCTTCACTGGGGCCCCTGTTCGCACCAGCCCCAAAATCTTCACCTTTGAGGGGTTGACCCCCTCCAGCACCACCACAACCTTCTCCTCGCTCCTCcaaaagaggaagaagaagaagagatcgCGGCGGGTCATGTTCCCCAGTGGAGGGGGGTGCAGGAACCCTGTCATAAAGGAACACAGCCGAGCAAAGAActgcctcttcctcctctgcACCATCCTCTTCCTCCAG GTGTATAATGCCATAGAAAACCTTGACGACCATGTCCTGAGGTATGACCTGGAGGGATTAGAGAAGACTCTATGCAGGGAGGTGTTTGGCCAGCAGGGGGCGATGGAGGCTCTGTTAGCCCAACTCAGAGACTACCTCTCTACCTACGTCCACAATAAACCCCTGGTCCTCTCCTTACATGGAACCAGCGGCGTGGGGAAGAGCCACGTAGGGAGACTCCTAGCTGGGCACTTCCGCTCAGTAGTGGGGGAGCCCCTGGTTCTCCAGTACTTTGTGTTGCACCACTGCCCCCTGGAGGATGACGCCTGGCGATGCGCCCGAGCGCTGACGATCTTGGTGTCGGAGACGGTGctgagagcagaggaggaggagaaaattCCAGTATTCATCTTCGACGAAGCAGAGCACCTTCACCCAGAGCTGCTTGATGCGCTGCGGGATCTGGTGCAATCAAAACTCTCCAACGAATATCTTAACGCAGTCTACCTGTTCCTTAGCAACCAAGGACACAATCACATCACTAAGCACCTGCTGCACAACTCCTCCAGCGACTCCATGATGACTGTGTCTGAGTACCATGGCAACTTCGTCAAGGAGCTGACCCCGTTGTTGCGGAACACTCTGGAGATGCTCCACCCACTGTGGGCAGACGCTGAACTCATACCTCTGACCCTGCTGGAGAAAGGTCACGTGACAGAGTGCTTCCTGGACGAGATGATGAGGGAGGGGTTCTACCCGGACCGTACCAACATTGAGAGGCTGGCAGGGGAGATAGAGTACTACCCCGTGGTATGGGGCCGGGTGTATGCCCGGACAGGCTGTAAACAGGTTGTGGCGAAGGTCAACCTCCTATGA
- the LOC118387782 gene encoding BRCA1-associated protein-like isoform X2, which yields MMIIAEDMSEEDLQEKALGSARLSLSGKTELERAAVLHQHIGSRAMGDMVIETIAPNPDKGKVEQTGAEGEEGGGARPLENQPDERDPNEGTTEDSADGTETAPDSPSKHLPDQISFFSGNPSVEIVHGIMHLYKTNKMTSLTEDVRRSAMLCILTVPSTMTSHDLMKFVAPFYDVMEHMKIIRDPTPNQYMVLIKFSSQADADSFYTACNGRTFNSIEDAVCQLVYVERAEVIKSEQGASLPVMELTELPKCTVCLERMDESVNGVLTTLCNHSFHSLCLQRWEDASCPVCRYCQTPEPVEENKCFECGVQENLWICLICGHIGCGRYVSRHAYKHFEETQHTYAMQLTNHRVWDYAGDNYVHRLVASKTDGKMVQYGCEGETCHEEKIDALQLEYSYLLTSQLESQRIYWENKIVHLEKDTAEEINNMKAKFKETIDRCDNLERRLGELAKDKQSMDKKCGQLSTRVTKLGHELKEEQEMNRCLRANQVQLQAQLAEEERKARETGERKDGVIAELQEQLRDVMFYLETQQQIEGLPPETRTEIQEGSINIGAAATPAPGPSAIGRGRRGRSKRGK from the exons ATGATGATAATAG CTGAGGATATGTCAGAGGAGGATTTGCAGGAGAAAGCTCTGGGCTCAGCCAGGCTTTCTCTGAGTGGGaagacagagctggagagagcaGCAGTCCTACACCAGCACATCGGCAGCAGAGCCATGGGAGACATGGTCATCGAGACCATCGCGCCCAACCCTG ataaaggaaaggttGAGCAGActggggcagagggagaggagggtggaggagccCGCCCTCTAGAGAATCAACCAGACGAGAGGGACCCTAATGAGGGCACTACAGAGGACAGTGCCGATGGCACAGAGACGGCTCCAGACTCGCCCTCCAAGCATCTTCCAGACCAGATCTCCTTCTTCAGTGGAAACCCCTCAGTGGAGATAGTCCACGGCATCATGCACCTCTACAAGACCAA TAAGATGACATCCCTGACGGAGGACGTGCGTCGCAGTGCCATGCTGTGTATCCTGACCGTCCCCTCCACCATGACCAGTCACGACCTCATGAAGTTTGTGGCACCTTTTTATGATGTCATGGAGCACATGAAGATCATACGAGACCCCACCCCTAACCAGTACATGGTGCTGATTAAGTTCAGTAGCCAG GCTGACGCAGATAGTTTCTACACAGCGTGTAATGGCCGTACGTTCAACTCCATAGAGGACGCAGTCTGCCAGCTGGTCTATGTGGAGAGAGCCGAGGTCATCAAGTCTGAGCAG GGCGCCAGTCTTCCAGTGATGGAGCTGACAGAGCTTCCTAAGTGTACCGTGTGTCTGGAGAGGATGGACGAGTCAGTGAACGGGGTTCTCACCACACTCTGTAACCACAGCTTCCACAGCCTGTGTCTGCAACGCTGGGAGGACGCCTC gtgtcCTGTGTGTCGGTACTGCCAGACCCCAGAGCCTGTAGAGGAGAACAAGTGCTTTGAATGTGGCGTACAGGAA AACCTGTGGATCTGTCTGATCTGTGGTCATATTGGCTGTGGTCGCTACGTCAGTCGTCATGCCTACAAACACTTTGAAGAGACGCAACACACGTACGCCATGCAGCTCACTAACCACCGTGTCTGGGACTATGCTGGAG ATAACTACGTTCACAGGCTGGTGGCCAGTAAGACTGATGGGAAGATGGTTCAGTACGGGTGTGAAGGAGAAACCTGCCATGAGGAGAAGATAGACGCTCTGCaattagag TATTCTTACCTGCTAACGAGTCAACTGGAGTCCCAGCGCATTTACTGGGAGAATAAGATAGTTCACCTGGAGAAGGACACAGCGGAGGAG ATCAACAACATGAAGGCTAAGTTTAAGGAGACCATAGATCGCTGTGATAACCTGGAGCGTCGGctgggagagctggccaaggacaagCAGAGCATGGACAAGAA GTGTGGTCAGCTGTCGACCCGTGTGACAAAGCTTGGTCATGAGCTGAAGGAGGAACAGGAAATGAACCGCTGTCTGAGAGCCAATCAGGTTCAACTACAGGCCCAGCTGGCCGAGGAGGAACGCAAGGCGAGAGAGACGG GCGAGCGTAAGGACGGGGTGATAGCCGAGCTCCAGGAGCAGCTGAGAGATGTCATGTTTTACCTGGAGACTCAGCAGCAGATAGAAGGTCTTCCTCCAGAGACCAGGACTGAGATACAGGAAGGAAGCATCAACATCGGCGCAGCAGCCACTCCCGCCCCAGGACCCTCCGCCATAGGCAGAGGCCGCAGGGGGCGGTCCAAAAGGGGGAAGTAG
- the LOC118387782 gene encoding BRCA1-associated protein-like isoform X1, with protein MSVSLVVIRLELADQSLSPRNFQYTAAEDMSEEDLQEKALGSARLSLSGKTELERAAVLHQHIGSRAMGDMVIETIAPNPDKGKVEQTGAEGEEGGGARPLENQPDERDPNEGTTEDSADGTETAPDSPSKHLPDQISFFSGNPSVEIVHGIMHLYKTNKMTSLTEDVRRSAMLCILTVPSTMTSHDLMKFVAPFYDVMEHMKIIRDPTPNQYMVLIKFSSQADADSFYTACNGRTFNSIEDAVCQLVYVERAEVIKSEQGASLPVMELTELPKCTVCLERMDESVNGVLTTLCNHSFHSLCLQRWEDASCPVCRYCQTPEPVEENKCFECGVQENLWICLICGHIGCGRYVSRHAYKHFEETQHTYAMQLTNHRVWDYAGDNYVHRLVASKTDGKMVQYGCEGETCHEEKIDALQLEYSYLLTSQLESQRIYWENKIVHLEKDTAEEINNMKAKFKETIDRCDNLERRLGELAKDKQSMDKKCGQLSTRVTKLGHELKEEQEMNRCLRANQVQLQAQLAEEERKARETGERKDGVIAELQEQLRDVMFYLETQQQIEGLPPETRTEIQEGSINIGAAATPAPGPSAIGRGRRGRSKRGK; from the exons ATGAGTGTATCACTGGTCGTTATCCGTCTGGAGCTCgcagaccagtctctctctccacggAATTTCCAATACACCGCCG CTGAGGATATGTCAGAGGAGGATTTGCAGGAGAAAGCTCTGGGCTCAGCCAGGCTTTCTCTGAGTGGGaagacagagctggagagagcaGCAGTCCTACACCAGCACATCGGCAGCAGAGCCATGGGAGACATGGTCATCGAGACCATCGCGCCCAACCCTG ataaaggaaaggttGAGCAGActggggcagagggagaggagggtggaggagccCGCCCTCTAGAGAATCAACCAGACGAGAGGGACCCTAATGAGGGCACTACAGAGGACAGTGCCGATGGCACAGAGACGGCTCCAGACTCGCCCTCCAAGCATCTTCCAGACCAGATCTCCTTCTTCAGTGGAAACCCCTCAGTGGAGATAGTCCACGGCATCATGCACCTCTACAAGACCAA TAAGATGACATCCCTGACGGAGGACGTGCGTCGCAGTGCCATGCTGTGTATCCTGACCGTCCCCTCCACCATGACCAGTCACGACCTCATGAAGTTTGTGGCACCTTTTTATGATGTCATGGAGCACATGAAGATCATACGAGACCCCACCCCTAACCAGTACATGGTGCTGATTAAGTTCAGTAGCCAG GCTGACGCAGATAGTTTCTACACAGCGTGTAATGGCCGTACGTTCAACTCCATAGAGGACGCAGTCTGCCAGCTGGTCTATGTGGAGAGAGCCGAGGTCATCAAGTCTGAGCAG GGCGCCAGTCTTCCAGTGATGGAGCTGACAGAGCTTCCTAAGTGTACCGTGTGTCTGGAGAGGATGGACGAGTCAGTGAACGGGGTTCTCACCACACTCTGTAACCACAGCTTCCACAGCCTGTGTCTGCAACGCTGGGAGGACGCCTC gtgtcCTGTGTGTCGGTACTGCCAGACCCCAGAGCCTGTAGAGGAGAACAAGTGCTTTGAATGTGGCGTACAGGAA AACCTGTGGATCTGTCTGATCTGTGGTCATATTGGCTGTGGTCGCTACGTCAGTCGTCATGCCTACAAACACTTTGAAGAGACGCAACACACGTACGCCATGCAGCTCACTAACCACCGTGTCTGGGACTATGCTGGAG ATAACTACGTTCACAGGCTGGTGGCCAGTAAGACTGATGGGAAGATGGTTCAGTACGGGTGTGAAGGAGAAACCTGCCATGAGGAGAAGATAGACGCTCTGCaattagag TATTCTTACCTGCTAACGAGTCAACTGGAGTCCCAGCGCATTTACTGGGAGAATAAGATAGTTCACCTGGAGAAGGACACAGCGGAGGAG ATCAACAACATGAAGGCTAAGTTTAAGGAGACCATAGATCGCTGTGATAACCTGGAGCGTCGGctgggagagctggccaaggacaagCAGAGCATGGACAAGAA GTGTGGTCAGCTGTCGACCCGTGTGACAAAGCTTGGTCATGAGCTGAAGGAGGAACAGGAAATGAACCGCTGTCTGAGAGCCAATCAGGTTCAACTACAGGCCCAGCTGGCCGAGGAGGAACGCAAGGCGAGAGAGACGG GCGAGCGTAAGGACGGGGTGATAGCCGAGCTCCAGGAGCAGCTGAGAGATGTCATGTTTTACCTGGAGACTCAGCAGCAGATAGAAGGTCTTCCTCCAGAGACCAGGACTGAGATACAGGAAGGAAGCATCAACATCGGCGCAGCAGCCACTCCCGCCCCAGGACCCTCCGCCATAGGCAGAGGCCGCAGGGGGCGGTCCAAAAGGGGGAAGTAG